The Apium graveolens cultivar Ventura chromosome 3, ASM990537v1, whole genome shotgun sequence sequence TAAAACTCTAATCTTGTCAAGTTATTCATGATATTCTTATCACGTTATTATTGATTTAAAGGCATGAAAGTGAGTGCTATATGTATAATAAATTTAgtgatatttttatatataataaaatctAGCGAGAAAGATGGAGCAAGCTTGTGTAATACTGGGAGAGCCACTGTGTAATAATTCTAATTTCTCTGCTCCTTATATCTTTTAGCCATTCTGGATCTTCTCTTGTTGCATACCTCAGGTCTACATGGTGAGCACCTGCATTTATATTATATATGTGAGTGGGGGAAGAATTTTTAAAAATGTAAGATTAATAAATTCAAATTCCTATCCTCCTTATATCTTTTAGCCAATCTGACCTTCTTTTGCGACTATAGCGATTATGGATTTGGAGATATCCTCTAGTACCCTGCACCCAATAAAATAACATTAAAAATGTAATAACCGTAATGTATCAATGTTATTCATCTTACAactttaactaaattaatttttttacttaaattAAAAAGTATATTAATCTTATTTAATTTATGAATAATTCAGATTTGCAAATTAGAATAGTATATAAATTGTTACCCTCCCCCGCTCCAAGGATCTCTTAATCCATTGAAAAATATAATATTGCTCCCAAATCGCTTCAGGACATTTTTGATATCCTGCGTAACAAAGTAAAAAGGATAAATTAGGATCCACACTTTATATTTAAGTAGCTTTGTCTGTTTTTATTGCTGAATTTTAAGCAGCATTTTTAAAAAAGAATATGCTTTTCATTATTACTTTTGGCAAGGAGATGATGCTTGGTAAGAAAAAGAATGGAAAAAAGAGAAGAGAAATACATGGCCTCCAAACTCGGTGGTGATCCAATTGGGTCTGGGCCAAACGTTATAATAGTCGTGGCAGGATTCGGCCCAATCTTTGTAGCTCGGTTCGCTCACTGGAAACATGCTCTCCTCATTGCTCCCATCTGTTGGCATTACCATCTCTGTGCAAGCCTATAAATAATTTTTACACACAGCATTTCTCCATTTTCAGTTGTATACACAATCAAATGTAAAGATCGTATTTTATGCAATTAATTTAATTTACCAACTCGATTAGCGGTCGTTTGTTGTGTTAATGAGTTGAGAATAACATGAACATGTTGAGCATAAACTTGTTGCAAACTGATCATCAATCGTTTTTCTGAACTGGGAAACATTTGTACAAGTTGAGATTATAGAGTAGTACCTGCCAGCTCCATTCATCGAGGCCGTGAGGATCAGAATGATCATCAAGATCGAAACATTTGGCATGTCCAGTGTAGTTGTAGTAGATATTAGCAGCAGCATATAACTTTGCGAAAGTGTCTTTCCCATGCTCCGGATTATCTATTGCTTTGCACATCTACACATCATAAGACAAACAACCCCACTCCATTCTTAATTCAAGTACACTTGGGTGCTGGGTGAATTGAACATTTTGTTATACATATCGGCAGAATTTAATATTGTGTAGCAGTGACGAACCAGAATTTAAAATGATCTGAAATGTTCATGGGATACGTGCCCcaaagattttttttttaaacttattttttttttaataattaacgtAAAAATATGTATATTTCATCAAGTGCCCCTACTTGAAAAAAGTTCATTTTTTATATGGATCCGCCAATGTTTGACATAAAATTCGTCTAAGTTTAGGTTTAGCCTAAACTAGCTCCGCCACAAGGTGAAGCAAAAGGAAGCACGACTAATTAGTATGAAGATTGAGATAACGTTATGCATGTCTTCAGGTTTTCGTTTATGGTAACAGGAATATGTAGTAGTAGTATTTTGTTCAGTATGAGAGTTTTGTATGtaagcaagaaacagtagctaTAGCTAGTAGCTGTAGTTGGTTTTGGCAAAAAATATACCTGTTTGACTGGATAAGCTGGCATGGGATTAAGGAAATTGGAAGGAGTTGGATAGTCTGTCATTCCCGTGTAAATGAACGCTGTACTAAGCCAATTACTGAGAAGATTAGCACTGATAGCATTCCTGGATCCAAAATTGATTATGTACTAATATCAGAATGTTGTCTGTGTGCATAATGAATCATGTACATGAGAAGAATTATGTACTATATTTACAGAACTGTGGGAAAATGATTTATTTACTTGCATATATGAAATGATTTCTGAAGCAAGTTGAGTCCTCCATGCTGCTTAGCGGTGTCTTCAATTTTTTGCCAGGACCCTTTGATCACTTGGTAACAGTTTTCGCTCTGACTCTGTTTATTTACTTTCCAATGTTATCTTATGTTCAATAATACAGTGACATCAAACTAAAAAAGTAACAGTAGCTAGAATCTTTATAAGAATTAATTCATAAACTAGCAGCATATGCATGGCTGTCAGATTAACAAGTTTGTTGGCCTCTAGCAATGTGGTATACAGTAGCATATCATCAGTTAATGGTGCATGTCTGTGTCCATCCCCCACTTGCACCTTATCTTAAACCTCATCTAGTACCAATACAACTCTGCCTTGTTCTTTTTATTCCATAAAAGTATCTGCAGAAACAGAATCTCATGAATAACTAAAAGTAACTTACCCTGAAGTCTTTGGTGATAATGTTGTAAAAGCTATATGGTGAagttatattttcaaaatttaggATTGGTGCTGAAGATGCCAGAGCTCCAATTGCTACATGTGGGTACTTCAGCCTAAACCATGCCGCCAGCACTGCAATTTATAACCCGAAAATATCACTTAATTCCACATATTACTTCACTTACAAATTACTTCACTAGGCGCAATGATTAATAATTTAAATAGTTCTATGTCTACTATTTTTAAGTTGAAGAAACTCTCAACAAAATAAGTGCAGATAATCATTTATAGATAGTGTGTGATGCCTTCTTCTTTCACGAGTTAACAAAGGTTTATGAACATACTTCCTCCGTAGGAACCTCCAAACACGACTACAGGAGAGTCAGTTGCAGTCAAATTCTTTTTGAGATCAATGATTACTGTGGCATAATCAGCCAATGCCTGTGTTGAACTTAGATATCCAAGTGTACTTGAATTTGCATAAGCCACTTCTTTATCACCTCCATAAGGAATAGATTTCCCATAAAACCTATGCTGTAAATGTACACATTGTTAAAGACAGAGAGCTACCACTAATCTACTTCTACATTGGATTAATCTACTATTACCAACCTCAATGAAAACTAGAAGAGCTTTGAAATGTGGAGCGATATCAAACATAAAGCCAGTGTTTTGAGTAAACCATTTGATATCGCCTTCATTTCCTGTGTAAACAAAGATTGGAGCATTCTTCTTGGCTCCACCCCAGTAAGTATCATTGATCAAATATCTCTGTTGAAATTTATGGTAACTCTGTGGATTATAATTAAAGTGATCAAGTATTTGGGTGAAATACTTAGTCTTATATAACTCATTTTCGGGTTTTGATACCATAGAGGAAGATATTTTCTCAGGCTGAAAGACTGAACCAGGAAATCTATGAGCTGCATATGAAACACAACTAGCAGAAAACAGAAGAAGGAAGATTAAATCACATGAGAatgttaagaccctcattttgCTACCTCTACTTTTGAGTATACAATTGGTAACAAAAACACCAGAGGAGATAATAGGAGGGAATCTTCAAAAAGTGACCAACTTATTAACAAGGTAATGAGACACTGAGAAAGTTATAAGCTGATGATATGACAAACTTTTTGATGCCCTGTTGGACTTTATGGTGTTGGTGGTGGACTACATCCATGTCCAGAAGAATCTCAATTTTATGATTAAAGATTTTAGTAAAAGGTACTCTACTTTAAATGTCATTAGTCTACTATGAGACTTTTGTTTCTTTTTGGTAATGATCAATTACATCAATCAATTGTTAATTTGTTACCAAAACTAGAGGATATCCATAAAAGCTAAAGATGTTATGTGAGAAACAAATCGAGTCGACTGCAATTTTAAGTAATCTTTCATTGTTTGTTCTTGATGTATTCCCATTAGTTAAAATATCGCTTTCATGGCGTGCCTTGTTTTTGCACTTGTCCACCAAATTTGGGGTCCTTGTTTATTCAAATTTTGGAACATTCAATAAATTATCAACTTTGTTGTCAATCTCAATTATTCGTGGACTCCGTTTGATTAGATCGAAGAGAGTCTTGGTTTATATTATTAGTCCGATTGCTTCCAAAAGCATGTGGGTTATACTGTGCCAGCTAAACTTCGATGGAAACAAGTTTTATTTAGTGTAGTATACATATAATGTAACGGGTTTATTGGATCAAAGATTGCCTTCAATTTTTTTGTCTTTCTATCCTACAGCCCATCAATTAAGTAATAACAAAAGCTGAAAGGATTACAAGTAGATTGTAATATATATTACTCTTTCTTGTCTGTTCATAAAATCTTTTAGAAGATCGGATTCAAAGTCCAAAGGAACTGAATGAGAAAATGAATACGTATTCGAGTTTTGCGTTGCAGTAAAATTTTACAGCaaaatttttgaagatcttggtTAGTTATCTAGTGTTTCACAGGAGACTCTCCTGAGTTGTGAATTTACTTCAGTTCTGCAAGTTAAAGAATGATGCACAATGCTAGCTTGTTAAGTTTAAATAACTCAAAAAAAAAAAGTTTAAATAACTTGTCTGGACTCTGGATTATACTTATAGCACAAGCATAGTTTCTATTAGATACTAGTAAGCATTatatttgtacagattcaagaGTGGATTCGCTTCTTTTTATGAGATTTCTACGAAATCAGTTAACCATGAATGTCTTAACATGCAGCAAACGTCAATGTCATGAAGGTCATAACGAAATTAAGAAGATGTTAGTTCCTCATTTTTGTAAGCACTCTTGGGTCATTCCGGGACTACATTAGTCATGAATTTATGTTCATCTGGATGTTCAAGGTTTGAAAATCATTCAACATAATGACTACCTTCTGATTCTTCTTTGTTTCTGCCTTTCTGCTCCGATACCCCCAGCCTCGACTTTGTACTAAGCCTCTGCATTGAGTAAGTTCTCTCTTCAACTCCATGACCAAAAAATGGTGAATGTAGTGGGTGCGCCCATTCCTGAATGGGACTAGTAAATTCACCACCTGATTCTAAGCTAGAACTAGACAATATTTTATCCTTAAGGTCCTTTACCAATTCCTGTCTCAGCAATTCACACTTGTCACTTTTTATTTGAGTTTTTTTGTCAAGCCCATAAAGTCTCTCCTGTTGTAGGACCTTAACTGGGATCGGAGTGTTCCGAGTATGGATACCACGTTGAAATCCATCTGATATGCTCCCCTGAATATAACTACTACTTCTTGGAACTACTTCTGATATGTACTTCTTTGCTATCATTTCATCATCAGTTAATAAAATGTCCCTAGCAGCTGTAGAGGCATGAGTCCACTTGAAACTCCCTCTTTTGTTGTCCATGCTCAATTCTATGGAATGAAGATCACTTTCTGCAGAACTCTCACCTACTTCACCATAATCTTTTTCTTCATTCTTAGTAGACCTAAAATTAGTTCTACTAGAGCATGTCGTAAACTTGTCACAACTTGTTTTCCCAGATTTTTTGGATTTAAAGAATGCTTCAAGTTGATTCATCAGCTTTTCCACAACCCCATTTTTCTCGTCGACCTGGACCTTACACTCGGACAGTTTTCTCTGTACCTTCTTCCCTCTTGACTTTCTAGATAGTTGTAAAATCATGTGATCCCTTTCTAACTCCTTTTGACCAATATCTGAAGCTAATTCATGGCATGCTTGCTCCACTCTCTGTCTTGCTTTCTTCTCGCTTTCTAGTTCTTTCGTTGTGTTAGTGAATGCAATTTTTGTTTTAGTCAATTGCCTTTCAAGCTTATTGTTCAAGATCTCATATTGGCACCTTGCCTTCCTCTCCACTTTAAGTTCACCAGCAATTGACTCAATAGCAACCTTAACTGCTTGTTGTTGCTTGTTATCACATGAGGCTCTTTCCTCagctaaacattttacaaggtaaCTCATCTCTCCTTGATAGGATATTTGTTCTTTAATAAGTTGATTTACCTGCAGACTAGCCCTCTCAAGCTCAGAATGCAATGCTGAGACAAGGGACATGCTCGATGCACGTTGGCCGTTATGAGCCAAAATGCGATCAATAATTTTCAGCAGTTCTTTGGAAGTCACTATAGCATTACTAAGATCCTTTAGACGAGTCCCGACTCCAATTATGGGCTCCCTTGGAGTTCGGGCTCGATAACTGACTTCAGTCTGCAGTACAGATAAACAGATAGTAAACTTCAAATAAGTAGTTAACAAAGAGGCAAGGAGATGAAACAGCAGATATAATATGTAAGTTGTTTAATTCATCACCTTCATCAAACTTGCACTGCTATGCTGATCCACTGCCCTAATAGTTGGTCCTAAATGTTTATCTTCCAGTGACACTGAAGGTGTCCTCTGATGACAACTAGATATGAACCTATCCATTCTCTACAACATGTTTAATAGTCATTATCTTAAAAAACTGCTATAACTATCTTCACGGAACACACACAAGATGAACAAAACGTTAATCTCTTGAGTATGCTGGGTAAGGCTGCGTAGTACATCCTACCCCTCTCTCCTCTCCTGGATCTAAGCAACATTTTTCTGAGTAGGGATAAGGCTCATTTCTCATTACATCTGTTGCTACATTTTTCATATCTAAATCCAACAAGGGTCGGGTTAGATTACCACCCTTACATAGTGATTCAGATTCCAGATATGTTATAAAAGAAAATAGTTACTTGCATAGTCAATACAAACTGTAGCTTTCAACAAATTTCTGTAATGAACATAATCAATCAAATATAATCCGTGCTGAAATGCAATTTACTATAATATACTTAATTTTAATTCTGCTAGATTGTTGCACAACAAAAAAGAATAGACTTACCTGAGAAACAGAACCACGTGGAGCATGATCAGACAAATGAGAAACTGAAGCCGGAAGCACCATGCTCAAATTTTCACCCCTCTGTATAAACTTCTTCTCTTCCATCACTTCCGACAACGGCATTTCATTCATTTTCCAAAAGTTTGCCGCCAGTTTCCTTGCTGACACCTGCATGCTGGATCTTGACCTCACTCTCCCTCGAGTCGTGCCCACCACAATACCCCGCTTATACCTGTAATTTAAAACTTGTGATGAGGTTGAAGAAGTTGATAAGCAATTTCTAATTTTACGTGATTCTTGAATCAAATCCTTATGCCTCTGCATTTCCCACTTTGTTCTTCTCTGTTTCAGAGATCACACTTTTTGCTAGATAATTTGCATAGACAGTAACAGGCCTAGGGAAAGGTTAGAAAATTTTCAGTCTCTAGGTTTCAGTCTTTCAACTCCCACGAATATTTAGGAACAATTTTTTGTTTTGCTAACTCCTAACAAAATCAGTAAAATGAAAGAAAATGGCCTTCATTTTTATAGAGTTCTGATTCCACTGACAAGAAAATTGTTTCTTCATGCTAAAATAATTTCAAATTTATTGAGTTACTAAACTAGGAAAATGGGTTCTTGGAATTGGAATGTGACATGGGAGAATAAAGATGTTCAATTGTGAGCATCAAAAcatttatatgatattttatgaatgGAGATGTATGGAGAAGAGGGAGACTGGTTGGAAAATACTAGTATAGAATTAGTAGGGAACTCCGCTGCTGTCAGActctaaaataaaataacaaacttTAGAAATTTATTGAATTACATTTTCGAATCCCAAAACTTTTTATAAGAAATGGGATGAAATGGAGTATAGCAGAACAAAGAACTGAATATAACCTCATATTCATCTGATTTAATTTGTCTATATATCTTCTAGTTAAGTAATGACTGGGCAAATTGCTAAAGAATCGGTCTACTGCACAAACTTCAGCACTCCTGGAGGATGAACTGTGCTTTGTGCTGTTAGCTTGTTCTAGTATTTAAATTTGAGCAAATAATAGTTAACATATACATATTGTTGCTTGAGGTTCTTTGTCCAGCACGGAGCTAAGGTTGTTATTGCAGACATTCAGGATGAACGTGGGCACAATCACACAGTTGTTTAGGAATTAGGAAAGTCAAATTCTGTTTATGTCCACTGTGATGTTACAAATGAAGATCATTTAAAGATGCCATGGACAAAAGAATTGCAACTTATGGAAAATTCGATATCATGTTTAAGAATGCTAGCACCTTCGATCCTAGCAAACCTCAATTTTTTGACAACATCAAGTCTGATCTCGAGCATTTCTTTGCCATCAATGTACCTGGTGCTTTTCTAGGCATGAAACATGCAGCTCGAGTTATGGTTCCAGCTGGAGCCTATGCTATGGTCGTGCTGGTGCAGCCCCATATGCTTACACTGCCTCAAAGGATGTTATTAGGACTAACCAAAAACCAGGCGATTGAGCTTAGACAATGTGGAATACTGAGTCAATTGTTTGTCGCCTTATTTGGATTCCATGTCTCTTCCGGCCCAAGTCCATTGTTGTTAAACAGAGCATCTTCAAACAAATTCCCTTTTTCTGTATTCTTTATTCCTCACAAACCAGCCTCAACTAAAGTACGCTCCTTAATCAGAATCCTTCTTGAGGTCTGCACTTTTTCCTTGATAATTATCTACTACAATAAAAGACTAAACAGAGTATATAATATCAAAAGTTGTTTGTTTTCAAATACGTAAATCACacactaaaatatttaaatttttacaaCATGTAACAGTATTATAAAATTTGAGGCAGTATAAAATTGAAGGCTTTAGCCAATTTCCTTACTTGCCTATTAGAAGAACCGCCCTGTTCTCAGCATTACTGTGACCGGCGTTTTTCCAGACATACAGCATGCGGCTGGAGTTACAGTATCCAGTTTGCTTATTTAAATCCAGTATCCAGTAGACAAGATTACGCACGAGCCCCTGGCCCCCGTACTTCataatcaccacacaccaaaaaataaataaatcactTCAATCAAAATGTTGAAGGGCAAAAAAGTGGGTATATATTCGAGCTAACTTATGGCACGAAAAACTCTTCAATTCGTCATCAGGAAAAATTATATTAATAAGAAATGGCGTAGCAAATTGTTAAGAAATTGGCAAACTTCAGAAACTATGCAATACTAGCGCTCCTGGAGGATAAACTGTGCTTTCAATAGTGCTGGCACTTAATTTGATCAAATACTCAGTCTATTGTTCGAGATCGGGGTCTGTAGGTTAACAGACTCTCTACTCTTTCATAGGTAACCTCTGCGTACATCTTACTCTAACAAGACCTGCTCTTTGAGCAGAATTTTAGTAGATATGTCCGGTTTGGTTTGATTAATACTAATCTATTATCATCATTTGTCGTGTGTCCTTAAATAATGATCTACTGGCGTTACAATCATACATCTTCTTGCTTAAACGTATCATTTGTGAATTGAAGCATCTTCTTGGCCTAAACAATAAATCCGTTTTTGAATTTAGATGCTGAGAACTAGGACGGCAAATGTGACACTCTCTGCCTGCTTAAATTTATATATCCAGACTAGAGCAACAAAGcatttttagtttttagtttggTAAACTAAATGTATTATTTCCCTCCAGCTCCTTTGTCATAATAAATATCTATAATTTACTTGAATTTCATCCGACGCAATTTATCTCTGTAAAAATGGCGAGCACTGATTTACTTGCAACAGCAACCACAAGAAGGTTAGTACAAGTTGTGAGGTTTAATTTCACAACCTACGTTATTGACTTTAGACTTAAAATTTTCACAAAGTCGCTGCTATAATGGTAAAGTCTAAcaatattttgatatatatagGTTAGAGGGTAAGGTTGCGCTGATTACAGGAGGCGCTAGTGGCATTGGTGAACACAGTGCAAGGATCTTTGTCCAACACGGAGCTAAGGTTGTTATTGCAGACATTCAAGATGAACTAGGGCATATAGTTGTGGAAGCATTGGGAAAATCGAACTCTATTTATGTCCATTGTGATGTTTCAAATGAAGACCATGTAAAAGATGCTGTTGATAAAGCAATTTCAACTTATGGTAAACTGGATATCATGTACAACAATGCTGGCATCATCGATCCTGGAAAACCTCGAATTCTTGACAACCTCAAGTCCGATTTTGAGCGTGTTTTTGCTGTCAATGTGATAGGTGGATTTCTAGGCATGAAACATGCAGCTCGAGTTATGGTTCCAGCAAAAAGTGGGTGCATAATTTCAACCTGTAGCCTTTGCTCTGAGCGCGCTGGTCAAGCATCACATGCTTACACTGCCTCAAAGCATGCTATATTAGGACTCACCAAAAACATGGCGGTTGAGCTTGGACAATTTGGAATACGAGTCAATTGTTTGTCTCCTTCTGGAGTTGCAACTCCTTTCGGAAAGAATACTCTAGGCGTCGAAAAGGATGAAGAGTTTGAAGCTTTTTTGAACTCATTCGCTAATTTGAAGGGCGTAACCCTCCGGACTGAAGATGTAGCCAATGCAGCACTTTATCTTGCAAGTGATGAGGCCAAGTACATAAGTGGTCAAAACCTTTTTATTGATGGGGCATTGGGGAATGTTTGTTCACCTTTGAAGATGGTTTAGTATTCTGCAGATCTGTCTCAATTACAACTCATTACAAAAACTACGGTTAAGCTTATGATCTGTCACAATAAACTGTTAAACCAGAAGTGAGTTGAACATTATTACCTCCAGCCCTTGTGTTCCCGTAACCTCTCTGCCGTGTATTTTTGTTTTTGAATGAATAATAAGTGTCTTTTttcatatatttttataattaataaagtTATGTCAACATAGTTAAGTTTCTATGATTAGTGGACAAAGATTAGTGAAGTGACTAAACAACGCTGCAATTTATGTCGTTCATGTCCGCCTGAATGATTTGCAACAATTAAATTGATGTAAATATCTCAGAAAAAGGGAGAGTACTATATAAAAACTAAAAGTACTACATAGTAATCATCCTGAGGATTACTTCATATGTTCATCCTGACATGTTGGTGCTAATTCCATGGTTCAAAAACTTTTTTTCCTGGTAGAAAAAAAAATATGTTGCAGTCACTGCCAGCAGAGTTATGTCATTTTAGCCCCAGGTTCGAAGGTTTTTATAATCATCATCGCCATAGTTCAATCTTCGACAGCTAGCATAGATTTATATCTTTCGAATCATAAGCTGATAACACTTATTATTATAAATTCATATACAACCAACAACCTTCGCTGCTGGTAATTTAATAACAATACAAATGTTTTATTAAGTTAAAAAGCCTCCGGTTCAGTCCTTATGGCCGGGGCCTAATGTGAGGGCTGAACTACATCCTTATAATAGGATCAGCTCTTATTGTTTGTTTGAACAGTAAACATAGAATGCTGTTTAGTTAAATAGTTCAAAtcaaataatttaataatatattatttttgtgTTGTAGAGTTTGGTCATCAGCTTCAACAGTTTATAAAATTGACATAACTACTTTTTCCCTCTCCTTATCTTCAACTTGCTTCGTCATGATATCTAGTC is a genomic window containing:
- the LOC141713948 gene encoding secoisolariciresinol dehydrogenase-like produces the protein MDKRIATYGKFDIMFKNASTFDPSKPQFFDNIKSDLEHFFAINVPGAFLGMKHAARVMVPAGAYAMVVLVQPHMLTLPQRMLLGLTKNQAIELRQCGILSQFSFVIINIYNLLEFHPTQFISVKMASTDLLATATTRRLEGKVALITGGASGIGEHSARIFVQHGAKVVIADIQDELGHIVVEALGKSNSIYVHCDVSNEDHVKDAVDKAISTYGKLDIMYNNAGIIDPGKPRILDNLKSDFERVFAVNVIGGFLGMKHAARVMVPAKSGCIISTCSLCSERAGQASHAYTASKHAILGLTKNMAVELGQFGIRVNCLSPSGVATPFGKNTLGVEKDEEFEAFLNSFANLKGVTLRTEDVANAALYLASDEAKYISGQNLFIDGALGNVCSPLKMV
- the LOC141711877 gene encoding uncharacterized protein LOC141711877; translated protein: MRVLTFSCDLIFLLLFSASCVSYAAHRFPGSVFQPEKISSSMVSKPENELYKTKYFTQILDHFNYNPQSYHKFQQRYLINDTYWGGAKKNAPIFVYTGNEGDIKWFTQNTGFMFDIAPHFKALLVFIEHRFYGKSIPYGGDKEVAYANSSTLGYLSSTQALADYATVIIDLKKNLTATDSPVVVFGGSYGGMLAAWFRLKYPHVAIGALASSAPILNFENITSPYSFYNIITKDFRSQSENCYQVIKGSWQKIEDTAKQHGGLNLLQKSFHICKNAISANLLSNWLSTAFIYTGMTDYPTPSNFLNPMPAYPVKQMCKAIDNPEHGKDTFAKLYAAANIYYNYTGHAKCFDLDDHSDPHGLDEWSWQACTEMVMPTDGSNEESMFPVSEPSYKDWAESCHDYYNVWPRPNWITTEFGGHDIKNVLKRFGSNIIFFNGLRDPWSGGGVLEDISKSIIAIVAKEGAHHVDLRYATREDPEWLKDIRSREIRIITQWLSQYYTSLLHLSR